A single genomic interval of Helicoverpa armigera isolate CAAS_96S chromosome 22, ASM3070526v1, whole genome shotgun sequence harbors:
- the LOC135118441 gene encoding uncharacterized protein LOC135118441, with translation MDRCMNCTIALGRSNSIGRKVLEDEAILTVIRQWRASQPVTSENVVCQACWDLAQDVVLGRRAIDAPTQVGHSSVCLRCGRSLLARRFNHLLRNDSARESAIYNVIREWILPQTVDEASRICHSCWILADRAAVHMSTGPSTSSQSNPPPAQSSVGVSVGQLDENHDNILHEPENVSIQPEQNQGNDDVHEPSVELHSPSAPIVEPVQQHPEPTIVLPDYMRAVETERRCFIEGCQRTERYRVPLATRKMLLNEHKYYVPQNNRLCDIHLVIEAWDFLDSLRSNYLQTFTARHIQDMFTLKETPKERF, from the exons ATGGATCGCTGTATGAATTGTACGATTGCGCTTGGTCGCAGTAATTCTATTGGAAGAAAAGTCTTGGAGGATGAGGCGATTTTAACAGTTATTCGTCAGTGGCGTGCATCTCAGCCT GTAACCAGTGAGAACGTTGTATGCCAAGCATGTTGGGACTTGGCCCAAGATGTGGTTCTTGGAAGACGTGCGATTGATGCACCAACCCAAGTTGGCCATTCAAGCGTATGTCTCCGCTGTGGTCGTTCACTCTTAGCCCGGCGGTTCAACCACCTTCTTCGTAATGATTCTGCTCGTGAATCTGCGATATATAATGTGATTAGAGAGTGGATTCTACCACAAACG gtgGACGAGGCAAGTCGTATATGCCATTCCTGTTGGATATTAGCAGACAGAGCTGCTGTTCATATGAGTACAGGTCCTTCGACTTCCTCACAAAGTAACCCACCGCCAGCCCAATCATCAGTTGGTGTTTCTGTTGGACAATTGGATGAAAATCATGACAACATTCTACACGAACCTGAGAATGTTTCCATTCAACCAGAACAAAACCAAGGTAATGATGATGTGCATGAACCCTCAGTGGAACTACATTCACCAAGTGCCCCAATTGTGGAACCAGTACAACAGCACCCTGAACCAACAATTGTATTGCCAGATTATATGCGGGCAGTTGAAACAGAGCGACGGTGCTTCATAGAAGGTTGCCAGAGAACTGAACGATATAGAGTTCCTCTAGCAACGAGAAAAATGTTGCTTAATgagcataaatattatgtaccacAAAATAATCGACTTTGTGATATACATTTAGTAATTGAGGCATGGGACTTCCTTGATAGTTTAAGgagtaattatttacaaacatttactgCAAGACATATCCAAGATATGTTTACACTAAAAGAAACCCCAAAAGAAaggttttga